Proteins encoded together in one Penicillium digitatum chromosome 1, complete sequence window:
- a CDS encoding Proliferating cell nuclear antigen codes for MESIVYENSPLAEYLEGEGGNEESWPVEENQSDDDHTRSSNFAPRGASKFQNRVRNKLPKPLNIRGTPQVELIGKLYDACSSNLNVRLPRSDNERFLEQFGYVIVASQLLNEHGAPSYTSAADVLSAKQPADLPSLSTTFGLQGAIVTAATSFSIAWLIHWSRPKTGSGLSLKRVGVLLILVPAVGVFFYTFAKRQWLKYLRHQAVEAAVPFIGNAQGFDSIASASVIFIQEVELVSRGYRISTPLPPISRIEDLVQTRRCLRLRRAVSECFYSLLERYIQSQNTLRPLTDEGDLAKYYDIYDIGLEELEVVEMSLSQRANEDQYSLRALRDLFGKLYSVRKSVLCCLLALSADGGGSDIARWSSAVEEMRELAAVSGNCMLKMTKILNEEDHDDIPPSPSPSAPPSKEHLRAQFRRLGSLSQGVRALHAKMHIASEESRANLERADPDEFEAALLAQYDSIGSDLRALLQEWEAGKAALANQHDRLSVGDRSRPASTFLPMSPTPSLGGSTAVEGSPTDALKTLIGEGRPDLTQTYDDEEIFEAVVLPASRNKRMSLTRDERLARVREDRARQAIAREKVDASKNMLKELEMVIKQRPGNNSAKRVTSI; via the exons ATGGAATCAATCGTGTATGAAAACTCGCCTTTGGCCGAGTATTTGGAAG GGGAGGGTGGAAACGAAGAGAGTTGGCCCGTGGAGGAGAATCAGAGCGACGATGATCATACCCGGTCCTCCAACTTTGCCCCTCGAGGGGCTTCCAAATTCCAGAATCGCGTTCGAAATAAGCTGCCGAAGCCTCTCAATATACGAGGAACACCGCAGGTCGAACTGATTGGGAAACTCTATGACGCTTGTTCG TCTAACCTGAACGTCCGATTGCCACGAAGCGACAACGAACGGTTTTTGGAACAATTTGGCTATGTTATTGTTGCATCGCAACTGTTGAACGAACACGGCGCTCCTTCCTACACATCCGCTGCAGATGTTCTATCTGCAAAACAACCTGCAGATCTCCCGTCCCTATCTACAACTTTTGGACTTCAAGGCGCCATTGTCACAGCCGCCACATCCTTCTCGATCGCTTGGTTAATACATTGGAGCCGCCCAAAGACTGGGTCAGGACTCAGTCTCAAGAGAGTTGGAGTGCTCCTGATACTTGTGCCTGCTGTCGGGGTGTTTTTCTATACTTTCGCAAAACGGCAATGGTTGAAATATCTTCGGCACCAGGCCGTTGAGGCAGCCGTCCCTTTCATTGGAAACGCCCAGGGATTTGATTCTATTGCATCGGCTTCTGTGATCTTCATTCAGGAGGTTGAACTGGTCTCAAGAGGTTATCGGAT AAGCACTCCTCTACCACCCATCAGTCGGATAGAGGATCTAGTACAAACGCGACGATGCCTGAGATTACGCAGAGCGGTCTCAGAATGCTTCTACTCCTTGCTCGAGCGGTACATTCAATCCCAGAATACCTTGCGTCCACTTACCGACGAAGGCGATCTTGCGAAATATTACGATATTTATGACATTGGACTAGAAGAACTCGAAGTGGTTGAGATGTCGCTGTCGCAACGAGCCAACGAAGACCAGTACTCGTTGCGCGCTCTCAGAGATCTGTTTGGAAAACTGTACAGTGTGAGAAAAAGCGTGCTGTGCTGTTTGCTGGCTCTCAGCGCCGATGGCGGCGGCTCCGATATTGCTCGGTGGAGTTCTGCAGTCGAGGAAATGCGTGAGCTCGCTGCGGTGAGTGGCAATTGTATGCtgaaaatgacaaaaatctTAAATGAGGAGGACC ATGATGACATTCCCCCATCCCCTTCACCTTCCGCCCCACCAAGCAAGGAACACCTGCGTGCTCAATTTCGACGGCTCGGTTCCTTGTCACAAGGGGTCCGCGCCTTGCATGCTAAAATGCACATTGCCAGCGAGGAGTCACGTGCCAATCTAGAACGTGCGGACCCTGATGAGTTTGAAGCCGCTCTCCTTGCACAATATGACTCGATTGGCAGTGATCTTAGGGCTCTTCTCCAAGAGTGGGAAGCCGGTAAAGCCGCACTGGCAAACCAACACGATCGCCTTAGTGTCGGGGATCGCTCGCGGCCGGCAAGCACTTTCTTACCTATGTCCCCAACTCCGAGTCTGGGGGGATCTACAGCAGTTGAGGGAAGCCCAACGGATGCACTGAAAACCTTAATTGGCGAGGGCCGGCCGGATCTGACCCAGAcctatgatgatgaggaaatCTTCGAAGCTGTTGTCCTCCCGGCCTCGAGAAACAAGAGAATGTCTTTGACAAGAGACGAACGTCTTGCACGTGTAAGAGAAGACCGTGCCAGACAGGCGATTGCCAGAGAAAAGGTCGACGCCAGCAAAAACATGCTAAAGGAACTGGAAATGGTCATCAAGCAACGACCAGGAAACAACTCTGCGAAACGAGTTACCAGCATCTAA
- a CDS encoding Proliferating cell nuclear antigen, PCNA — protein MGINVEFLFPFLIIIISANPQEILSAKVALAPQVSNLTRKGHIAKRDRVFPTLERDPYIGLLPLSSSLNYNPNSLFFLRASLIQRTNTTIKMLEARLEQASLLKRVVDAIKDLVQDCNFDCNDSGIALQAMDNSHVALVSMLLRAEGFSPYRCDRNIALGINLLSLTKVLRAAQNEDILTLKAEDSPDAVNLMFESAETDRLSEYDIKLMDIDQEHLAIPETEYAATVEMPSSEFQRICRDLNALSESVVIEASKEGVKFSCQGDIGNGSVTIRQHTNVDKPDQNVVINLSEPVALTFSLKYLVNFCKASNLSSSVVLHLSQEVPLLVEYGLGSGHLRFYLAPKIGDEE, from the exons ATGGGGATCAACGTCGAGTTTTTATTCCCATTT TTGATCATAATTATTTCGGCAAATCCTCAAGAGATTTTGTCTGCGAAGGTTGCCTTGGCGCCTCAGGTATCAAATTTAACCCGAAAGGGACATATCGCCAAACGCGACCGCGTCTTCCCCACCCTCGAACGCGATCCTTATATTGGCCTGCTGCCTCTTTCATCTTCCCTCAATTACAATCCCAATTCACT tttttttttacgagCCAGTTTAATTCAACGCACAAACACAACCATCAAGA TGTTGGAAGCCCGATTGGAACAGGCTAGCCTTTTGAAGCGC GTCGTCGACGCCATCAAGGATCTTGTCCAGGACTGCAACTTCGATTGCAATGACTCCGGAATCGCCCTCCAGGCCATGGACAATTCGCATGTCGCCTTGGTCTCTATGCTTCTACGTGCGGAGGGCTTCTCTCCCTACCGCTGCGACCGTAACATCGCCCTTGGCATCAACCTGCTCTCCCTGACCAAGGTCCTCCGCGCCGCCCAGAATGAAGACATCCTGACCCTCAAGGCCGAGGACTCGCCTGATGCCGTCAACCTGATGTTCGAGAGTGCAGAGACAGACCGACTTAGCGAGTATGACATCAAGCTCATGGACATTGACCAGGAGCACCTGGCCATCCCTGAGACTGAGTACGCCGCCACCGTGGAGATGCCTTCTTCTGAGTTCCAGCGCATCTGCAGAGATCTCAACGCGCTGTCCGAGTCTG TCGTAATCGAGGCCAGCAAGGAGGGTGTCAAGTTCTCCTGCCAGGGTGATATCGGTAACGGATCCGTCACCATCCGCCAGCACACGAACGTCGACAAGCCCGACCAGAACGTCGTCATCAACCTCTCCGAACCCGTCGCCCTGACTTTCTCCCTCAAGTACCTCGTCAACTTCTGCAAGGCGTCTAACCTATCCTCATCTGTCGTGCTGCACCTCTCCCAGGAAGTGCCGCTGCTTGTTGAGTACGGTCTCGGAAGTGGCCACCTGCGGTTCTACCTTGCTCCTAAG ATCGGCGACGAAGAGTAA
- a CDS encoding Cytochrome P450: MASIRSDQSSCRFSKRISFRWVTAPAEETTDTVVMSVKNWYIDLRIETATGKTDWAIAGERIVESQEPLRVTFSHELDSHNAFETVDCGTFVPLPNGDDLEMGSMPRYDLPGAPVKEYEEVWRELPFREGPEGPAKGLSWVLESDDGDFGNGEGEITVDKTFLGRIWGTYLALRQTQVHTRQTTPSGELVIKKSGADVSARREEWESGWKEKYSVGEAAGALPSMMVGFEGEGVGSWRIPGEKVHVQGKTYVVRAFEEI; the protein is encoded by the exons ATGGCCAGTATTAGATCCGATCAATCTAGCTGTCGCTTCTCCAAGCGAATCTCATTCCGATGGGTCACAGCGCCCGCTGAGGAAACAACCGATACAGTCGTGATGTCCGTGAAGAATTGGTACATTGATCTGCGAATCGAAACGGCAACCGGCAAAACAGACTGGGCGATTGCTGGGGAGAGGATTGTGGAAAGTCAAGAGCCGT TGCGGGTGACATTCTCCCATGAGCTTGATTCTCACAACGCATTTGAGACTGTTGATTGTGGGACCTTTGTTCCCTTGCCGAATGGCGATGATCTCGAGATGGGGTCCATGCCTCGCTATGATCTCCCCGGTGCACCTGTCAAGGAGTATGAGGAGGTGTGGCGGGAGTTGCCATTTAGAGAGGGCCCCGAGGGGCCTGCAAAAGGGCTTTCGTGGGTGCTGGAGTCGGACGATGGAGATTTTGGCaatggagaaggagaaattACTGTTGATAAGACTTTTCTCGGTCGCATCTGGGGAACATATTTGGCACTGCGCCAGACGCAGGTTCATACGCGACAGACGACTCCATCTGGTGAGCTGGTTATTAAGAAGTCCGGCGCTGATGTCAGTGCTAGAAGGGAAGAATGGGAATCGGGGTGGAAGGAGAAGTATTCGGTTGGCGAAGCTGCGGGTGCTTTGCCTTCCATGATGGTCGGGTTTGAAGGGGAGGGAGTGGGGTCTTGGAGAATACCAGGGGAGAAGGTCCATGTCCAAGGAAAGACGTATGTCGTTCGAGCTTTCGAGGAAATTTAA
- a CDS encoding Cytochrome P450, translating to MLSLWIAAFFLCGYSVIRGLLSPLSTIPGPWYTRFTSWWIIYQEFTANRRESIHRLHKIYGPVVRLGPNEVSFTSSNAIKEIYASGGSGYDKTEYYDLFRQFKLKTMFSILLKDEHSKRKRIFADRYAMTNIMKEKPMAVIHDRATTFVSKCVEAGQKSVDVYSLLHCYALDCVTHFMFSPGGLRSLEVAKDFDIMHELTYHQSLQKNLLEYYLPELAPYFPKFLHARSAPKANRYVIDMARQVGLDGHSLMEKLKRQESNLEVMQAAAECNDHMAAGIDTTGDGLCFLMWELSRPQNLCFQHKLYKELSAAPADAPLDSYVYLDAVIKEALRCAPPIPMSLPRCQPYSVHRINESVFPEPDRFNPDRWLVEDGAAERNRLFFSFATGGRGCVGKNLALVEMKMLLREVYSRYQTTVASDMTASMRLDDQIISSRPKGQSCKLDFVAIE from the exons ATGCTGTCTCTGTGGATTGCAGCATTCTTCCTGTGCGGGTATAGTGTCATCCGCGGATTACTCTCGCCATTATCTACAATTCCAGGCCCCTGGTATACTCGATTTACCAGTTGGTGGATTATCTATCAGGAATTTACTGCAAATCGACGAGAATCAATCCATCGCTTGCACAAGATCTATGGTCCCGTTGTCCGGTTGGGTCCAAACGAAGTATCTTTTACCAGTTCGAATGCGATTAAAGAGATCTATGCTTCGGGTGGCAGCGGGTATGACAAGACCGAATACTATGATCTGTTCAGGCAATTCAAGCTCAA AACAATGTTTTCGATTTTGTTGAAGGACGAG CATAGCAAAAGAAAACGCATCTTTGCTGACAGATATGCCATGACCAATATTATGAAAGAAAAACCAATGGCCGTCATCCACGACCGGGCCACGACGTTTGTATCCAAGTGCGTTGAGGCTGGCCAAAAGAGTGTGGATGTCTAC TCTTTGCTTCACTGCTATGCTCTCGACTGCGTTACTCATTTCATGTTCAGCCCCGGCGGCCTCAGGTCTCTCGAAGTAGCTAAGGACTTCGACATCATGCACGAACTAACCTATCATCAAAGTCTCCAAA AAAATCTCTTGGAGTACTATCTCCCGGAATTAGCACCCTATTTCCCCAAATTCCTCCATGCACGCAGCGCCCCAAAAGCAAACCGATACGTGATAGACATGGCCCGCCAAGTCGGGCTCGATGGCCACTCCCTAATGGAAAAACTCAAACGCCAAGAATCCAACCTGGAAGTAATGCAAGCCGCCGCAGAATGCAATGACCACATGGCAGCCGGCATCGACACAACGGGCGATGGTCTGTGTTTCTTGATGTGGGAGCTCTCACGGCCTCAGAACCTCTGTTTCCAGCACAAACTTTACAAAGAGCTTAGCGCTGCGCCGGCCGATGCACCTTTGGACAGCTATGTGTATCTCGACGCTGTCATTAAAGAAGCACTGCGGTGTGCGCCGCCTATTCCGATGTCACTGCCTCG CTGTCAGCCGTATTCAGTGCATCGGATTAACGAGAGTGTCTTCCCTGAGCCTGATCGGTTCAATCCTGATCGGTGGCTCGTTGAGGACGGGGCTGCTGAGCGGAATCGGCTGTTCTTTTCCTTTGCTACAGGTGGAAGGGGGTGTGTTGGGAAAAA TCTTGCGCTTGTTGAGATGAAGATGCTGCTTCGGGAAGTGTATTCGCGTTATCAGACGACGGTGGCATCGGATATGACAGCTTCGATGAGGCTGGATGATCAGATCATCTCTTCGAGGCCGAAGGGACAGAGTTGCAAGCTGGATTTTGTGGCCATAGAGTGA
- a CDS encoding Aldehyde dehydrogenase (AldH12), putative translates to MLTEVKAAPIVAKFMIASGLLGQFQSVDSVAMGKEQGEEDSKPKPTQDTANVGETGNTSQWPGARSAEVTSHQRTWRTTHAADEDEEAWRHDPNLFVFDLPE, encoded by the coding sequence atgttgacagaagtgaaggcagcgccgatcgtggcgaagttcatgatcgcatcgggactcttgggacagtttcagtcagtggactcggtcgccatgggtaaggagcagggggaggaggattcaaaaccgaaaccaacccaagacactgcgaatgttggagaaacagggaacacatcacagtggccgggcgccaggtccgccgaggtcacctcacaccaacgcacatggagaacaacgcacgctgccgatgaagacgaagaagcatggcgccatgacccgaacctattcgtgttcgacctgccggagtga
- a CDS encoding UPF0658 Golgi apparatus membrane protein C23H3.04, producing the protein MCVTRPMRKPPSGGRTVTVSFPHISADFSSTSEPIGKILSHGSRASLLGGSFDPAFRRGQGGFRAREGYTNVTPTNHNARKCYLPNSLWTWSFAIVALVQTIVTLALESYIFANFQIQEVPNNSPASKTIPTFLALYGFGFLYELVLVYDALRMKNTIQVIGLCLCNVGLLIYGAVQVKQIREAVSTLSLMDMISPIVWDESEPFLIIIPCIVALGTFLITFLAYKLYDEFAWTIYKHISADLQMKRRYLTYQIYIALLKFDFFFFLGFTVQFLVFVSSATLDVEFALTVAAIPVTILILVCGALFVRRESLVGMVIIILLLFAAMAYFFFKLYRMWSPLTYFKYLPARPSMTFFAVITITLIIVTIIYAFMCVHNFNRGLKPHINKKKNKEAEKLTELSSNLTQIPSRMMID; encoded by the exons ATGTGTGTGACCCGCCCCATG CGAAAGCCACCGTCAGGTGGTCGCACCGTCACCGTGTCTTTCCCTCATATTTCTGCCGACTTTAGCTCCACTTCGGAGCCTATCGGCAAGATTCTTTCACACGGGTCGCGCGCCTCTCTCTTGGGGGGATCTTTCGATCCCGCCTTTCGAAGAGGTCAAGGAGGGTTCCGCGCAAGAGAGGGATACACCAACGTCACTCCTACAAACCATAACGCCAGGAAGTGCTATCTCCCAAATTCACTTTGGACGTGGTCCTTTGCGATCGTCGCACTCGTCCAAACCATCGTAACACTCGCTCTGGAAAG TTACATCTTCGCAAATTTTCAAATTCAAGAGGTTCCAAACAACAGTCCCGCGTCGAAAACTATCCCTACGTTCCTCGCCCTCTATGGCTTCGGTTTCCTCTACGAACTGGTGCTGGTATATGATGCTCTGCGCATGAAGAATACTATTCAGGTGATCGGACTGTGTCTCTGCAATGTTGGCCTCCTGATTTACGGCGCTGTTCAAGTGAAACAAATTCGAGAGGCGGTCTCCACCTTGTCCTTGATGGACATGATCAGTCCGATTGTCTGGGATGAGTCCGAGCCGTTCTTGATCATCATCCCATGCATTGTGGCATTGGGAACATTTTTGATTACTTTCCTCGCGTATAAGCTCTACGACGAGTTTGCATGGACAATCTACAAACACATTAGTGCTGATCTGCAAATGAAGCGTCGCTACCTCACCTACCAG ATCTACATCGCTCTCTTGaaatttgatttttttttcttcttgggcTTTACTGTCCAGTTCCTCGTCTTTGTCTCCTCGGCCACCTTGGACGTTGAATTTGCACTTACCGTGGCTGCCATCCCCGTGACCATTCTCATTCTAGTCTGTGGCGCCTTGTTTGTGCGACGAGAATCCCTGGTGGGCATGGTCATCATCATT CTCCTCTTATTCGCCGCGATGGCATATTTCTTCTTCAAGCTGTACCGAATGTGGTCTCCTCTGACCTACTTCAAATACCTACCGGCGCGACCATCAATGACCTTCTTTGCGGTCATCACCATCACCTTGATCATTGTCACTATCATTTACGCCTTCATGTGCGTCCATAACTTCAACCGCGGTTTGAAGCCCCAcatcaacaagaagaagaacaaggaaGCGGAAAAGTTAACCGAGCTGTCTTCGAACCTCACCCAAATACCGTCACGGATGATGATCGATTGA
- a CDS encoding Translocon protein Sec61beta, putative — protein MASPRPASPLTSGAESGPDSKSGAAAATGNSVGRTSSPSTPGGPRAAMRRRATADHKETLRNARPSSTRSAGAGGSSGTMLKLYTDESPGLRVDPVVVLVLSLGFIFSVVGLHVIAKITRKFSA, from the exons ATG GCTTCCCCCCGCCCAGCATCTCCCCTCACCTCAGGGGCCGAGTCCGGCCCTGACTCAAAGTCCGGTGCCGCCGCAGCCACCGGCAACTCCGTCGGCCGAACCTCTTCTCCGTCGACTCCCGGCGGTCCTCGTGCTGCTATGCGCCGCCGTGCCACTGCCGACCACAAGGAGACCCTCCGCAATGCCCGCCCCAGCTCCACCCGCTCTGCCGGCGCCGGTGGCTCGTCTGGCACCATGCTCAAGCTGTACACCGACGAGAGCCCCGGTCTGCGTGTTGACCCCGTGGTTGTCCTAGTCCTGAGTCTGGGATTCATTTTCTCGGTTGTTGGTCTGCACG tCATCGCCAAGATCACCCGCAAGTTCTCTGCTTAA
- a CDS encoding Urea transporter (Dur3), putative, with the protein MSSDGVIFTAPLSQSFGYGIILGLGFAFALLMIFITWALKRYQNEVQTSEMFSTAGRSVKSGLVAAAVVSSWTWAATLLQSSAVAYKYGVSGPFFYASGATVQILLFATLAIELKRRAPNAHTFLEVIRARYGTIVHIVFIVFCLMTNILVTAMLLTGGSAVMTSLTGVPTAAACFLLPIGVVLYTLFGGIKATFITDYLHTVVILVVIFLFAFSAYATNAELGSPSKVYDALVAASQRHPIEGNAEGSYLTMRSKEGGIFWVINLVGNFGTVFLDNGYYNKAIAASPVHAFPGYVIGGICWFAIPWLCASTMGLSALALEGTNRMNSDDVTAGLVLPFAAVKLLGYSGAVATTLMIFMAVTSAFSAQLIAVSSIFTYDIYAAYINPSAKGKRLVWISHMSCIVYSIIMAGFATGLHYAGIGMGYLYLLMGVIISSAVFPGAMTLLWKGQNRIAAALSPPLGLAVSLIAWLVTAKKQYGTLTVDTTGSNYPMLAGNVAALLSPVVFVPLFTYIFGPQNYDYESMRVIRKVDDTEVVAAAHVDLELVPGETGPTQDESEEEERLLNRSALYARTLTVFMAFAFLILWPIPMYVSSYVFSKKFFTGWVVVGIIWLFVTLFGVVVFPLYEGRASIVRVVRMMSLDLVGKKPKVYRGTKAGADDVATPAGVATPTDVLGEKDKKGSEREV; encoded by the exons ATGTCGTCCGACGGGGTTATTTTCACGGCACCTTTGTCCCAGAGCTTTGGATATGGGATTATCCTGGGACTTGGCTTTGCCTTTGCTCTGCTCATGATCTTTATTACTTGGGCTTTGAAACG CTATCAGAATGAAGTCCAGACGTCCGAGATGTTCTCAACTGCAGGGCGGTCCGTCAAATCAGGACTGGTTGCCGCCGCCGTTGTTAGTAGTTGGACATGGGCTGCAACTCTTCTCCAGTCATCTGCAGTCGCATATAAATACGGTGTCTCTGGTCCATTTTTTTATGCATCAG GCGCCACTGTCCAGATTCTCCTGTTCGCAACTCTGGCCATCGAGCTGAAACGCCGTGCGCCAAACGCTCACACTTTCTTGGAAGTCATCCGCGCTCGCTATGGAACCATTGTGCACATTGTGTTCATAGTATTCTGCTTGATGACCAACATCCTGGTTACTGCGATGCTGCTCACAGGTGGATCGGCCGTGATGACCTCCTTGACTGGAGTGCCCACTGCGGCAGCCTGCTTCCTGCTCCCGATTGGTGTAGTACTATACACTCTCTTCGGTGGTATTAAGGCTACTTTTATCACAGATTACCTACACACCGTGGTAATTCTGgtcgtcatcttcctcttcgcctTCTCCGCGTATGCTACAAACGCCGAGCTAGGATCTCCATCAAAGGTGTATGACGCGCTGGTTGCAGCCTCCCAGCGTCACCCTATTGAGGGCAACGCAGAAGGCAGCTATCTAACTATGCGCTCGAAGGAGGGTGGCATCTTCTGGGTCATCAACCTAGTTGGAAACTTCGGCACAGTCTTCTTGGACAACGGCTATTACAACAAGGCCATCGCTGCTAGCCCCGTCCATGCATTCCCAGGATACGTGATTGGCGGCATCTGCTGGTTCGCAATCCCCTGGCTATGCGCAAGCACAATGGGCCTTTCCGCGCTGGCGCTAGAGGGCACAAATCGCATGAACTCCGACGACGTCACCGCCGGACTAGTGCTCCCCTTCGCAGCTGTCAAGCTACTCGGCTATAGTGGTGCCGTCGCGACAACCCTCATGATCTTCATGGCGGTGACGTCAGCATTCTCGGCCCAGCTGATCGCCGTCTCTTCTATCTTTACTTACGACATCTACGCGGCTTATATCAACCCAAGCGCCAAGGGCAAGAGACTTGTCTGGATTTCGCACATGTCCTGCATCGTCTACTCGATCATCATGGCGGGCTTTGCGACCGGTCTCCACTATGCCGGCATCGGCATGGGGTACCTTTACTTGCTGATGGGCGTGATCATCTCTTCTGCCGTCTTCCCTGGTGCCATGACCCTCCTCTGGAAGGGCCAGAACCGCATCGCAGCAGCTTTGTCACCACCCCTTGGTCTGGCAGTCTCCCTCATTGCCTGGCTAGTGACCGCAAAGAAGCAATACGGAACCCTAACTGTCGACACTACCGGTTCCAA TTACCCCATGCTAGCTGGCAACGTCGCCGCCCTTCTCAGCCCGGTGGTGTTTGTCCCACTCTTTACCTACATCTTCGGCCCACAAAACTATGACTACGAATCCATGCGGGTAATCCGCAAAGTCGACGACACGGAAGTTGTCGCAGCCGCCCACGTTGATCTCGAATTAGTTCCCGGCGAGACGGGTCCCACGCAGGATGAgagcgaagaagaagaacgccTGCTAAACCGCTCGGCCCTCTATGCGCGCACCCTGACAGTCTTCATGGCATTTGCCTTCCTGATCCTCTGGCCGATACCTATGTACGTATCATCGTATGTGTTTAGTAAGAAATTCTTCACTGGGTGGGTGGTTGTTGGAATTATATGGTTGTTCGTCACCCTGTTTGGTGTGGTGGTGTTCCCATTGTATGAGGGACGGGCAAGTATTGTCCGTGTTGTGCGGATGATGTCGCTTGATCTTGTGGGGAAGAAGCCCAAGGTTTATCGGGGCACGAAGGCTGGGGCTGATGACGTGGCTACGCCTGCTGGGGTTGCGACACCAACGGATGTGCTTGGGGAAAAGGATAAGAAGGGCTCGGAGAGGGAGGTTTGA
- a CDS encoding Dynein light chain, type 1/2 — protein sequence MAFCITFGMHEFSSQLEGYENVRAYCYNCQHWNGHCITRWPFFTVCFIPLIPLAVHKYKEVQCYTCRYTQDLRDRPDITPDTRPPAGMQYGIQPPPQAQGGWQQQPPLQPPPQAQGGLAYK from the exons ATGGCCTTCTGTATCACGTTCGGAATGCATG AGTTCTCCTCTCAACTCGAGGGTTATGAGAATGTTCGCGCATACTGCTACAACT GCCAACATTGGAATGGTCACTGCATCACCCGATG GCCGTTTTTCACTGTCTGCTTCATT CCATTGATTCCCCTTGCTGTGCACAAATACAAG GAGGTCCAATGCTACACATGCCGTTACACTCAAGACCTACG TGACCGGCCTGACATCACGCCTGACACAAGGCCTCCGGCGGGTATGCAATATGGCATCCAGCCGCCCCCCCAGGCCCAAGGAGGATGGCAGCAACAGCCTCCTCTGCAACCCCCCCCTCAAGCACAGGGCGGGCTTGCATACAAATGA
- a CDS encoding Dynein light chain, type 1/2, which produces MALPPTEKKEPMEAQIKSVDMTEDMQQEAIALAIEATEKFRVEKDIAQYIKKEFDSRKGATWHCVVGRNFGSFVTHETKHFIYFYLGHCAILLFKTQ; this is translated from the exons ATGGCACTTCCCCCAaccgagaagaaggagccTATGGAGG CGCAGATCAAGTCTGTAGACATG ACGGAGGATATGCAGCAGGAGGCGATTGCCCTTG CCATTGAGGCCACCGAGAAGTTCAGAGTTGAAAAG GATATTGCGCAGTACATCAAGAAAGAA TTTGATTCCCGCAAGGGCGCTACCTGGCACTGCGTAGTTGGTCGTAACTTTGGAAGCTTTGTTACCCATG AGACCAAGCACTTTATCTACTTCTACCTCGGACACTGCGCAATTCTGCTATTCAAGACCCAGTAA